The region CCGGCGTGCGCCCGGTGGCGACCGAGCGCATCCACACCCAGGGCAATCCGCAGCAGACCGGCAATGCCAAGGACGTCGCCATCCTGGGCCAGGGCTTCTTCCAGGTGGCGCTGCCCGACGGCACCACCGCCTATACCCGCGACGGCTCGTTCCAGGTGGACCAGAACGGCCAGCTGGTTACGTCCAGCGGCTTCGTGATCCAGCCGGCCATCACCATCCCGGCCAACACGCTGTCGATGACCATCGGCCGCGACGGCACGGTGTCGGTGACGCAGCCGGGCTCCAGCGCCAATGTGCAGGTCGGGCAGCTGCAGCTGGCCACCTTCATGAACCCGGCCGGCCTGGAAAGCATGGGCGAGAACCTGTACGTGCAGACCGACGCCTCGGGCGCGCCCAACACCACCGTGCCGGGCCTGAACGGCGCGGGCGTGGTGCAGCAGAACTATGTCGAGGCGTCCAACGTGAACGTGGTCGAGGAACTGGTCAGCATGATCCAGACGCAGCGCGCGTACGAGATCAACAGCAAGGCGGTGCAGGCCTCCGACCAGATGCTGCAGCGCCTGGCGCAACTGGGTTGACTGTTATGAACATGGCCAACTTGCTTTCCCGCCTGGGCGCGCGTGCGCTGGTTTGCCTGGCCGGCGTGGCAATGCTGGCCGCCAGCGGCTGCGCGCTGATGCCGCGCGAGCCGCTGGTGCAGATGCCGACCACGGCGCGCGCCGAGCCGCGCCCGATAGGC is a window of Cupriavidus taiwanensis LMG 19424 DNA encoding:
- the flgG gene encoding flagellar basal-body rod protein FlgG; the encoded protein is MIRSLWIAKTGLDAQQTQMDVISNNLANVSTNGFKRGRAVFEELMYQTIRQPGALSSDQTTLPSGMQLGTGVRPVATERIHTQGNPQQTGNAKDVAILGQGFFQVALPDGTTAYTRDGSFQVDQNGQLVTSSGFVIQPAITIPANTLSMTIGRDGTVSVTQPGSSANVQVGQLQLATFMNPAGLESMGENLYVQTDASGAPNTTVPGLNGAGVVQQNYVEASNVNVVEELVSMIQTQRAYEINSKAVQASDQMLQRLAQLG